A stretch of Mytilus edulis chromosome 11, xbMytEdul2.2, whole genome shotgun sequence DNA encodes these proteins:
- the LOC139495810 gene encoding uncharacterized protein has protein sequence MNNKECFGVCCLLTITLMIGWQAGRYFDQMPVAILNVNQTRTKNALFPFTQTINKIIPNTFSQTSHSKYNFKTGVHVFRHDLIKWNADDNICDNLPPNLKKATLHTAHGDTPIYVHNPSEDIHVSGSLVRSRTWEPHLLNLMAGHLRKDPELQFIDLGANLGVFSLAMAKFGRQVIAVEPLSINLHRFCASIKAGKLTEKITIVYNALSDKRENVSLGIDRRNVGGTYIVNNKNMNKVKGSSVGGQYKDIVMTAKLDDILKLPGFDFKKVIIKMDVEGYENFVLNGGQNFFDQVDVQAVLMEWMWQRSGNAAKEILAFYAKRGYKPYTPGSNSPLKTSLSHAWPVDVIWRKS, from the coding sequence ATGAATAACAAAGAATGCTTTGGTGTGTGTTGCCTTTTAACGATAACTTTGATGATTGGGTGGCAAGCAGGAAGATATTTTGATCAAATGCCGGTAGCCATTTTGAATGTCAATCAAACTAGGACAAAAAATGCACTTTTCCCTTTTACAcagacaataaataaaattataccaAATACTTTTTCACAAACATCCCAttctaaatataattttaaaacaggaGTTCACGTATTCCGTCATGACCTTATAAAGTGGAATGCAGACGACAATATTTGTGATAATCTCCCGCCaaatttaaagaaagcaactCTTCATACAGCTCATGGTGATACGCCTATTTACGTCCATAATCCAAGTGAGGATATTCACGTGAGCGGCAGCTTAGTTCGTTCAAGAACATGGGAGCCACATTTACTTAATTTGATGGCAGGTCATTTGCGTAAAGATCCAGAATTACAATTTATTGATCTTGGAGCAAATCTAGGTGTATTTTCTCTCGCCATGGCTAAGTTTGGGAGACAGGTGATTGCCGTGGAACCTCTTTCAATAAATTTACATCGATTCTGCGCATCAATAAAGGCGGGAAAACTCACGGAGAAAATTACTATTGTTTATAATGCACTTTCGGACAAACGAGAAAATGTGTCTCTCGGTATTGATAGACGAAATGTCGGCGGAACATATATTgtgaataataaaaatatgaataaagtaAAAGGTTCATCCGTTGGCGGACAATATAAAGATATTGTCATGACAGCGAAGTTAGACGACATTTTAAAATTACCCGGATTTGATTTCAAAAAGGTCATAATAAAAATGGATGTGGAAGGATACGAAAATTTCGTTTTGAATGGTGGTCAAAACTTTTTCGACCAAGTGGACGTCCAGGCTGTATTAATGGAATGGATGTGGCAGCGAAGTGGTAATGCTGCTAAGGAAATCCTGGCATTTTATGCTAAACGTGGATATAAACCGTACACTCCTGGCTCCAATTCTCCACTAAAAACGTCGCTTTCTCATGCTTGGCCAGTTGATGTCATTTGGAGGAAATCTTGA